The following are encoded in a window of Carettochelys insculpta isolate YL-2023 chromosome 30, ASM3395843v1, whole genome shotgun sequence genomic DNA:
- the CTSK gene encoding cathepsin K: protein MWWISLLVLLLPAVKASMYPEEMLDSQWELWKKTYRKQYNGKVDELSRRLIWEKNLKYINTHNLEFSLGSHTYELAMNHLGDMTSEEVVQKMMGLKVPPSRERSNDTLYVPDWEDRVPDTVDWRKKGYVTPVKNQGQCGSCWAFSSVGALEGQLKRHTGKLLSLSPQNLVDCVTNNDGCGGGYMTNAFEYVKENRGIDSEDAYPYIGQDESCMYSPTGKAAKCRGYKEVPEGNEKALKRAVARVGPVSVGIDASLSSFQFYSRGVYYDESCNAENINHAVLAVGYGTLKGTKHWIIKNSWGEEWGNKGYVLMARNMNNACGIANLASFPKM, encoded by the exons atGTGGTGGATCAGCCTCCTGgttctgctgctcccagcagtgaAGGCCAGCATGTATCCAGAGGAGATGCTGGAttcccagtgggagctgtggaagaAAACCTACCGCAAGCAGTACAATGGCAAG GTGGACGAGCTCTCGCGGCGGCTGATCTGGGAGAAGAACCTCAAATACATCAACACCCACAACCTGGAGTTCTCGCTGGGCAGCCACACCTACGAACTCGCCATGAACCACCTGGGTGACATG ACCAGCGAGGAGGTGGTGCAGAAGATGATGGGGCTGAAGGTCCCGCCGTCGCGTGAGCGCAGCAATGACACTCTCTACGTTCCCGACTGGGAGGACAGGGTGCCGGACACAGTGGACTGGAGGAAGAAGGGTTACGTGACACCTGTGAAGAACCAG GGCCAGTGTGGCTCTTGCTGGGCTTTCAGCTCCGTCGGGGCCCTGGAGGGGCAGCTCAAGCGCCACACCGGGAAGCTGCTGTCCCTCAGCCCGCAGAACCTGGTCGACTGCGTGACCAACAACGACGGCTGCGGGGGCGGCTACATGACCAACGCCTTTGAGTACGTGAAGGAGAACAGAGGCATTGACTCGGAGGACGCCTACCCCTACATCGGCCag gacGAAAGCTGCATGTACAGCCCGACTGGAAAAGCGGCCAAGTGCCGTGGGTACAAAGAAGTCCCCGAAGGGAATGAGAAGGCGTTGAAGAGAGCCGTGGCCAGAGTGGGGCCTGTGTCTGTGGGCATTGATGCCAGCCTGtcctccttccagttctacagcaGAG GTGTGTACTACGACGAAAGCTGCAATGCTGAGAACATCAACCACGCGGTGCTGGCGGTGGGATACGGCACTCTGAAGGGCACCAAGCACTGGATCATCAAGAACAG ctggggagaggagtggggtaATAAAGGTTACGTCCTGATGGCCCGGAACATGAACAACGCCTGTGGCATCGCCAACCTGGCCAGCTTCCCCAAGATGTGA